From the Oryzias latipes chromosome 22, ASM223467v1 genome, one window contains:
- the LOC101171042 gene encoding GTP-binding protein Di-Ras1: MPEQSNDYRVVVFGAGGVGKSSLVLRFVKGTFRDTYIPTVEDTYRQVISCDKSVCTLQITDTTGSHQFPAMQRLSISKGHAFILVYSITSKQSLEELKPIYQQVLAIKGNVEAIPIMLVGNKSDETQREVETKDGEAQANQWKCAFMETSAKTNHNVTELFQELLNLDKKRNMSLNIDGKRSGKQSRAERLKGKCSLM, from the exons ATGCCGGAGCAGAGCAACGACTACCGCGTGGTGGTGTTCGGGGCGGGAGGAGTGGGGAAGAGCTCCCTGGTTCTGCGCTTCGTGAAGGGCACATTCAGGGACACCTACATCCCCACCGTGGAGGACACCTATCGCCAGGTGATCAGCTGCGATAAGAGCGTGTGCACCCTCCAGATCACCGACACAACTGGCAGCCACCAGTTTCCAGCCATGCAGCGCCTCTCCATCTCCAAAGGCCACGCCTTCATCCTGGTCTACTCCATCACAAGCAAGCAGTCCTTGGAGGAGCTCAAACCAATTTATCAACAG GTTCTGGCCATAAAAGGCAACGTTGAGGCGATTCCTATAATGCTTGTGGGAAACAAGAGTGACGAGACCCAAAGAGAGGTGGAGACCAAGGACGGGGAGGCTCAGGCCAACCAGTGGAAGTGCGCCTTTATGGAGACATCAGCCAAAACCAATCACAACGTCACCGAGCTCTTCCAGGAGCTCCTCAACCTGGACAAGAAGAGGAACATGAGCCTCAACATTGACGGTAAACGTTCCGGAAAGCAATCCCGCGCAGAGAGACTGAAGGGCAAATGCAGCCTGATGTGA